One segment of Pseudomonas pohangensis DNA contains the following:
- the glnK gene encoding P-II family nitrogen regulator: protein MKLVTAIIKPFKLDDVRESLSEIGVQGITVTEVKGFGRQKGHTELYRGAEYVVDFLPKVKIDVAIADDQLDAVIEAITKAANTGKIGDGKIFVVNLEQAIRIRTGETGTDAV, encoded by the coding sequence TTCAAACTGGATGACGTACGCGAGTCGTTGTCCGAGATCGGTGTGCAGGGCATTACCGTTACCGAGGTCAAGGGATTTGGTCGGCAGAAAGGCCACACCGAGCTGTATCGCGGTGCGGAATATGTTGTCGACTTCCTGCCAAAAGTGAAGATCGATGTGGCGATAGCCGATGATCAGCTGGATGCGGTCATCGAGGCGATCACCAAGGCAGCCAACACCGGCAAGATCGGTGACGGCAAGATCTTTGTGGTCAATCTGGAACAGGCCATCCGTATTCGTACCGGCGAAACCGGTACCGACGCGGTTTAA
- the sutA gene encoding transcriptional regulator SutA — protein MSDEELEQDDIESVDEDDGDDLPADDSDVDAEDDDDEDDSDIAEAAPRSKGKAKTKAVTEEDMPSFEAKQSERDALAKAMEEFLARGGKVQEIDANVVADPPKKPDSKYGSRPI, from the coding sequence ATGAGTGACGAAGAGCTCGAGCAGGACGACATCGAAAGTGTGGATGAGGATGATGGCGATGATCTGCCCGCCGATGACAGCGATGTAGATGCCGAAGATGACGATGACGAGGATGACAGCGACATCGCCGAGGCCGCTCCCAGAAGCAAAGGCAAGGCCAAGACCAAGGCGGTCACCGAAGAGGACATGCCTTCATTTGAAGCCAAACAGTCCGAACGTGATGCATTAGCCAAGGCGATGGAAGAGTTCCTTGCGCGTGGTGGCAAGGTGCAGGAAATCGATGCCAATGTGGTCGCTGATCCGCCCAAGAAGCCCGACAGCAAATATGGCAGCCGGCCTATCTGA
- a CDS encoding ammonium transporter, which yields MTLRKIAGLGALLSFVIPGMALADEAAPVLNTGDTAWMLVASLLVLFMTIPGLALFYGGMVRSKNLLSVLMQCFAITCLISILWVIYGYSIAFDTTGMEAGVTNFSSFIGGLDKVFLSGLTVDSLTALVPESVFVVFQMTFAIITPALIVGAFAERMKFSAMLIFMAVWFTLVYAPIAHMVWAGDGGLLWDWGVLDFAGGTVVHINAGIAGLVACLVLGKRKGFPTTPMAPHNLGYTLVGAAMLWVGWFGFNAGSALAANGTAGMAMLVTQIATAAAALGWMGAEWLTHGKPSALGIASGVVAGLVAITPAAGTAGPMGAIVIGLASGVICFFCATSMKRKLGYDDSLDAFGVHGVGGIVGALLTGVFAAPALGGFGEVTDIGSQLFIQFKGVAFTVIYTGVITFVILKVLDMLMGLRVTEEDESVGLDLSLHNERGYNM from the coding sequence ATGACTCTGCGCAAAATCGCAGGGCTAGGAGCCCTTTTGTCTTTCGTAATCCCAGGCATGGCCCTGGCTGACGAGGCTGCTCCGGTCCTCAACACGGGCGACACCGCCTGGATGCTGGTCGCTTCACTACTTGTTCTATTCATGACCATTCCCGGTCTGGCACTGTTCTACGGCGGCATGGTGCGTTCGAAGAACCTGCTGTCGGTGCTGATGCAGTGCTTCGCGATTACCTGTCTGATCAGCATTTTGTGGGTGATCTACGGCTACAGCATTGCTTTCGATACCACCGGTATGGAAGCCGGAGTAACCAACTTCAGCTCCTTCATCGGCGGCCTCGACAAGGTTTTCCTCAGCGGTCTGACCGTTGACAGCCTGACCGCACTGGTCCCGGAAAGCGTGTTCGTGGTGTTCCAGATGACCTTCGCCATCATCACTCCGGCGCTGATCGTCGGTGCCTTCGCCGAGCGCATGAAGTTCTCCGCGATGCTGATCTTCATGGCCGTGTGGTTCACCCTGGTCTATGCACCGATTGCCCACATGGTCTGGGCCGGTGACGGTGGCTTGCTGTGGGACTGGGGCGTACTGGACTTTGCCGGTGGCACCGTGGTGCACATCAACGCCGGTATCGCGGGTCTGGTTGCCTGTCTGGTACTGGGCAAGCGCAAGGGCTTCCCGACCACCCCGATGGCACCGCATAACCTCGGTTATACCCTGGTGGGTGCGGCCATGCTCTGGGTCGGCTGGTTCGGTTTCAACGCCGGTTCTGCCCTGGCGGCTAACGGTACTGCGGGTATGGCCATGCTGGTAACCCAGATCGCCACTGCTGCTGCTGCGCTGGGCTGGATGGGCGCCGAGTGGCTGACCCATGGCAAGCCAAGTGCACTGGGTATTGCTTCGGGTGTTGTCGCAGGTCTGGTGGCGATTACCCCGGCAGCCGGTACGGCCGGCCCGATGGGTGCGATCGTGATCGGTCTGGCCTCCGGCGTCATCTGCTTCTTCTGTGCCACCAGCATGAAGCGCAAGCTCGGCTATGACGACTCGCTGGATGCCTTCGGGGTGCATGGTGTTGGCGGTATCGTTGGTGCCTTGCTCACCGGTGTGTTTGCAGCACCGGCCCTGGGCGGCTTTGGTGAAGTGACCGATATCGGCAGCCAGCTGTTCATCCAGTTCAAGGGTGTGGCCTTTACCGTGATCTACACCGGTGTGATTACCTTCGTGATCCTCAAGGTGCTGGACATGCTGATGGGTCTGCGGGTTACCGAGGAAGACGAATCAGTCGGCCTGGACCTGTCCCTGCACAACGAGCGTGGCTACAACATGTAA
- a CDS encoding HAD family hydrolase — protein sequence MSIALVTFDLDDTLWSVAPVMHGAEAALRDWLAAEAPLLGPIPIEHLWEIRRRLMQLEPDLRHRLSELRRRILDIALREAGYAEQQAAQLAEQGFQVFLQARHQVELFPDVHATLETLTNRYCLGVITNGNADVRRLGLADYFRFALSAEQLGIGKPDPRPFNEALQLAGVLAHQAVHIGDHPGDDISGALSAGLRAVWFNPQGKAWTGAQPAHAEIRSLAELPAVLERLAGASA from the coding sequence TGCACTGGTAACTTTCGACCTCGATGACACGCTGTGGAGCGTGGCGCCGGTCATGCACGGCGCAGAGGCGGCGCTGCGTGACTGGCTGGCTGCAGAGGCGCCCCTGCTCGGACCGATACCCATCGAGCATCTGTGGGAAATTCGCCGGCGCCTGATGCAGCTTGAGCCTGATTTGCGCCATCGCCTGAGCGAACTGCGCCGGCGTATTCTGGATATCGCCCTGCGCGAAGCCGGTTATGCCGAACAGCAGGCAGCGCAACTTGCCGAGCAGGGCTTTCAGGTGTTCCTGCAGGCCCGCCATCAGGTCGAGCTGTTCCCCGATGTGCATGCAACGCTGGAAACCCTGACCAACCGCTACTGCCTTGGCGTTATCACCAACGGCAATGCCGATGTGCGGCGCCTGGGCCTGGCCGATTATTTCCGGTTTGCCTTGAGCGCAGAACAGCTGGGCATCGGCAAGCCCGACCCGCGACCCTTCAACGAAGCACTGCAGCTTGCCGGCGTGCTGGCGCACCAGGCAGTGCATATCGGCGATCACCCCGGCGATGATATTTCCGGCGCTCTATCCGCCGGATTACGGGCAGTCTGGTTCAACCCCCAGGGCAAGGCATGGACCGGCGCGCAACCGGCGCATGCGGAAATCCGCAGCCTGGCCGAGCTGCCCGCAGTGCTGGAGCGCCTGGCAGGCGCCAGTGCCTGA